A genome region from Sardina pilchardus chromosome 22, fSarPil1.1, whole genome shotgun sequence includes the following:
- the aco2 gene encoding aconitate hydratase, mitochondrial: MATYCLTVSRLQLALGQGARRLHVTAALSAKANVSMSRFEPGNHINYAKLGANIDIVRKRLNRPLTLSEKIVYGHLDDPHGQDIDRGRTYLRLRPDRVAMQDATAQMAMLQFISSGLPRVAVPSTIHCDHLIEAQTGGAQDLKRAKEINEEVYNFLSSAGAKYGVGFWKPGSGIIHQIILENYAYPGVMLIGTDSHTPNGGGLGSICIGVGGADAVDVMAGIPWELKCPNVIGVKLTGSLSGWTSPKDVILKVAGILTVKGGTGAIVEYHGPGVDSVSCTGMATICNMGAEIGATTSVFPYNHRMRTYLEKTGRSDIAALADEYKDLLVPDEGCQYDQVVEINLSELKPHINGPFTPDLAHPVSDIGKTAKDSGWPLEVKVGLIGSCTNSSYEDMGRAASLAKQALDHGLKCKAQFTVTPGSEQIRATIERDGYSKILSEVGGVVLANACGPCIGQWDRRDTKKGEKNTIVTSFNRNFTARNDANPATHAFVTSPEIVTAMAIAGRLDFNPETDFLTAANGEKFKLQPPSGDELPARDFDPGEDTYQHPPPDGSSLKVDVNPQSNRLQLLEPFDKWSGSDLQELQVLIKVKGKCTTDHISAAGPWLKFRGHLDNISNNMLIGAVNTENDAINKIKNQLTGEYGGVPDVARHYKKNGMSWVVVGDENYGEGSSREHAALEPRHLGGRVIIVKSFARIHETNLKKQGLLPLTFDNPADYDKIRPDDKISIVGLKDFIPGKALQAVIKHSDGSKDTITLNHTFNETQIDWFKAGSALNRMKQLQ; this comes from the exons ATGGCAACCTACTGCTTAACTGTCAGCCGGCTTCAG CTTGCTCTGGGGCAGGGTGCCCGCCGCCTGCATGTGACTGCAGCCCTCAGCGCGAAGGCCAATGTGTCTATGAGCCGCTTTGAGCCGGGCAACCACATCAACTATGCGAAACTCGGGGCCAACATCGACATTGTGCGCAAAAG GCTCAACAGGCCTCTCACACTGTCCGAGAAGATTGTGTACGGTCACCTGGATGACCCCCACGGGCAGGACATTGACAGGGGCCGCACGTACCTGCGTCTGCGCCCTGACCGCGTGGCCATGCAGGACGCCACGGCCCAGATGGCCATGCTGCAGTTCATCAGCAGCGGCCTGCCCAGGGTTGCCGTCCCCTCCACCATCCACTGTGACCATCTCATCGAGGCCCAGACTGGTGGAGCCCAGGATCTGAAAAGGGCAAAG GAAATTAACGAGGAGGTTTACAACTTCCTTTCCAGTGCTGGTGCCAAATATGGCGTCGGGTTCTGGAAACCAGGCTCGGGGATCATCCATCAG ATCATCCTGGAGAACTACGCCTATCCTGGAGTCATGCTGATCGGTACCGATTCTCATACGCCAAACGGTGGCGGCCTCGGCTCCATCTGCATCGGCGTGGGTGGTGCCGACGCCGTGGACGTCATGGCTGGCATCCCCTGGGAGCTGAAGTGCCCTAAT GTGATTGGTGTGAAGCTGACTGGCAGCCTATCTGGCTGGACATCGCCCAAAGACGTTATTCTGAAGGTGGCAGGCATCCTGACTGTAAAGGGCGGCACTGGTGCTATTGTTGAGTACCACGGACCTGGTGTTGATTCCGTCTCTTGCACAG GAATGGCAACAATCTGTAACATGGGAGCTGAGATTGGCGCCACTACGTCTGTTTTCCCCTACAACCACCGCATGAGGACCTATCTGGAGAAAACTGGACGTTCAG ATATTGCTGCTCTGGCTGATGAGTACAAGGACCTGTTGGTACCCGATGAAGGCTGTCAATATGACCAGGTTGTTGAAATCAACCTGAGCGAG CTAAAACCCCACATCAATGGACCTTTCACCCCTGACCTGGCCCACCCTGTGTCCGACATCGGCAAGACCGCAAAAGACAGCGGATGGCCTCTGGAGGTCAAAGTGG GCTTGATTGGCAGCTGCACTAACTCCAGTTATGAGGACATGGGCAGAGCTGCCTCCCTGGCCAAGCAGGCTTTGGACCACGGCCTTAAGTGCAAGGCCCAGTTCACAGTCACCCCCGGGTCTGAACAGATCCGCGCCACCATTGAGAGAGACGGTTAT TCCAAGATCCTCAGCGAGGTTGGAGGTGTGGTACTTGCAAATGCCTGTGGACCCTGCATTGGCCAGTGGGACAG GCGTGATacaaagaagggagagaagaacaCCATCGTCACATCCTTCAACCGTAACTTCACTGCCAGAAACGACGCCAACCCTGCTACCCATGCTTTTGTTACCTCCCCTGAG ATCGTCACAGCCATGGCCATCGCTGGCAGGCTTGACTTCAATCCCGAGACGGACTTCCTCACCGCGGCGAACGGCGAGAAGTTCAAGCTCCAGCCCCCCAGCGGCGACGAGCTGCCCGCCCGCGACTTCGACCCCGGCGAGGACACCTACCAGCACCCACCACCAGACGGCTCCAGCCTCAAGGTGGACGTCAACCCCCAGAGCAACCGCCTGCAGCTGCTGGAGCCCTTTGACAAGTGGAGCGGCTCGGACTTGCAGGAGCTGCAAGTGCTCATCAAG GTGAAGGGCAAGTGCACCACAGATCACATCAGCGCCGCTGGGCCCTGGCTCAAATTCCGTGGTCACCTTGACAACATCTCCAACAACATGCTCATCGGTGCCGTCAACACCGAGAACGACGCCATCAACAAGATCAAGAACCAGCTGACCGGAGAGTATGGCGGCGTTCCTGATGTGGCTCGCCACTACAAG AAGAATGGTATGTCCTGGGTTGTGGTTGGAGACGAGAACTACGGCGAGGGCTCAAGCAGAGAGCACGCCGCCCTGGAGCCACGTCACTTGGGAGGAAGGGTCATCATCGTCAAGAGCTTTGCTAGGATTCATG AGACAAATCTGAAGAAGCAGGGCCTGCTGCCTCTCACTTTTGACAACCCTGCTGACTACGACAAAATTCGCCCAGATGACAAGATCTCCATTGTAGGCCTCAAGGACTTTATTCCAGGAAAG GCTTTGCAGGCTGTCATCAAGCACAGCGATGGCAGCAAGGACACCATCACCCTCAACCACACCTTCAACGAGACGCAGATCGACTGGTTCAAGGCCGGCAGCGCCCTCAACAGGATGAAGCAATTGCAGTGA
- the csdc2a gene encoding cold shock domain-containing protein C2a — protein sequence MANTDPSSPAKAPLSSTQTPITLSFPFLREGSRVWERKPLKSGELPSPLPTKRTRTYSATVRATSGPVFKGVCKSFSRSQGHGFIRPSRGGEDIFVHISDIEGEYVPVEGDEVTYKVCAIPPKNLKQQAVEVVITHLNPGTKHETWSGQIISS from the exons ATGGCCAACACTGACCCCTCGTCTCCAGCCAAAGCCCCGTTGTCTTCCACACAGActcccatcactctctccttccccttccTGAGGGAAGGCAGCCGCGTGTGGGAGAGGAAGCCGCTCAAGTCCGGGGAGCTGCCCAGCCCTCTGCCTACCAAACGTACCCGCACCTACTCTGC CACGGTacgggccacatcagggccagtcTTCAAAGGTGTGTGCAAGAGCTTCTCCAGGTCACAGGGCCACGGCTTCATCCGCCCGTCCCGGGGTGGAGAGGACATATTTGTCCACATCTCTGA CATTGAGGGGGAGTATGTGCCCGTGGAGGGGGACGAAGTCACCTACAAAGTGTGTGCGATCCCACCCAAGAACCTGAAACAGCAGGCCGTGGAGGTAGTCATCACCCACCTCAACCCAGGGACAAAGCATGAGACCTGGTCTGGCCAGATCATCAGCTCCTAA
- the LOC134070436 gene encoding phosphomannomutase 1-like, which yields MPLCSQNIMDNSSLSMRRVLCLFDVDGTLTPAREKIDPVLDTFLQTLRKTVKIGVVGGSDYAKIAEQLGEGDEVLEKYDYVFAENGTVQYKDGKLVSKEAIQNHLGEELLQELVNFCLQYMAGLKLPKKRGTFVEFRNGMLNVSPIGRSCSHEERIEFSQVDKREKILEKFVAALQTEFQGKGLCFSRGGLISFDIFPEGWDKRLSLDLVEKERLDAVYFFGNETHPGGNDHEIFNDPRTIGFSVSSPGDTARLCQQLFLNISMD from the exons ATGCCTTTGTGTAGCCAGAATATTATGGATAACAGTAGTCTCTCCATGAgacgtgtgttgtgtttattcgACGTGGATGGCACACTTACGCCAGCCAGAGAG AAGATAGATCCTGTTTTGGACACATTCCTGCAAACCCTGCGAAAGACAGTGAAGATAGGTGTAGTCGGTGGGTCTGATTATGCCAAGATTGCAGAACAGCTTGGGGAGGGGGATGAAG TTCTGGAAAAGTATGACTATGTCTTTGCGGAGAATGGAACTGTTCAGTACAAAGATGGAAAGCTTGTCTCAAAAGAG GCCATTCAGAATCATTTGGGAGAGGAACTACTGCAGGAGCTTGTAAACTTTTGCCTCCAATACATGGCAGGCCTCAAACTACCAAAGAAAAG GGGAACCTTTGTGGAATTCCGTAACGGAATGCTGAATGTCTCTCCCATTGGTCGGAGTTGCTCTCACGAAGAAAGAATTGAGTTTTCACAAGTGGACAAG agagagaaaattcTTGAGAAGTTTGTGGCTGCTCTTCAGACGGAGTTCCAAGGGAAAGGCCTGTGCTTCTCCAGAG GGGGTCTGATCAGCTTTGACATTTTCCCTGAGGGATGGGACAAGAGGCTCTCGCTAGATCTGGTAGAAAAGGAGAGACTGGATGCTGTTTACTTCTTTGGGAATGAAACTCatcct GGTGGCAATGATCATGAGATCTTCAATGACCCAAGAACCATTGGTTTTTCAGTGTCCTCCCCCGGTGACACAGCAAGACTTTGTCAACAACTCTTTTTAAACATATCAATGGACTGA